One Vespa velutina chromosome 19, iVesVel2.1, whole genome shotgun sequence DNA segment encodes these proteins:
- the LOC124955770 gene encoding tyrosine-protein kinase transmembrane receptor Ror isoform X4 codes for MKLLLYLALLENICIFVRGLYIAKNLTNFSERRMDNTNRLDISGIGMSTPHISHLAPTNSLNILSPSPQPTSSQSSTVDFSTFSGLKNVNMQVPSGMVNFAGFPGINAIPGKKDNHEGTCEIYVGKTCAQFVGNQTVYILYPMTQKLLEDKLIQAFGVINFSNDLSSNCESYAKPSLCYSTFPICRNPPNNPKPKNSEFSEFSSKLFNRLQSNQDEHLEDGDGEDMLDDYTRTHGLPRKRSPTLGPGFEFNPSKERKGSNQKIINQSYGDSRSSNKNEMNRKLRRICREECELLENELCRTEYAIAKRHPLIGQVPLLECSDLPLKGSPEAQDCLSVGISTKNNVQENDYCFWGNGESYRGTVKTSISGRPCLKWSHLIMLHISNYPELAGRHSYCRNPAGQEIQPWCFVDANNRTQKEFCHIPKCVENLWIYAVVGFVLMGGFVTIIICYCCCYRSRKSRRQMNHLPSNKMLTGIQCDKNIYDGRRSTTQPMEMSSLLAGPGNTTPGTGTLSSGSSRTSNNRVPQFTTNNVVLLQELGEGAFGKVYKGELQTGNKCEPPIYVAVKTLKENASPKTQSDFKREVDLMTDLRHPNIICLLGVILKGEPMCMLFEYMTQGDLHEFLICHSPRSDVPLNNVTGKILEQPEFLHIALQIASGMEYLASHHYVHRDLAARNCLVGDNLTVKISDFGLSRDIYSSDYYRVQSKSLLPVRWMPPESILYGKFTTESDVWSFGVVLWEIYSYGLQPYYGYNNQEVIDMIRSRQLLPCPEDCPTMIYSLMIECWHEVANRRPQFPEIHHRLHNWYMNQTYLSDFCNESITSYSGSSHKSTNKTNSTQLSAPIYKAADQKEQLFKTNMDSLVCNLNDHNNALKLHQQQNFSNPESIVEQRTASIFNDHSNTPNKTVNYQSQTNNVNLNDYDDNKQCCSPKLSGAKKVLPSVPQPIIGKTTNASNGTRPMQNGAQLVVRLPDPSKVTTETRVSK; via the exons atgaAGCTACTATTGTACCTAGCattgttagaaaatatttgtatttttgtacGAGGGTTATATATCGCCAAAAATCTTACCAACTTTTCGGAAAGAAG GATGGATAATACAAACAGACTGGATATCTCAGGGATTGGTATGTCAACACCACACATCTCTCATTTGGCACCCacaaattctttaaatatattatcgccCAGTCCACAACCGACTAGTTCTCAGTCTAGCACCGTGGATTTTAGTACATTCAGTGGCCTTAAAAACGTCAATATGCAAGTACCATCAGGTATGGTAAATTTTGCTGGATTTCCAGGTATTAATGCAATACCTGGGAAGAAAGACAATCATGAAGGAACTTGTGag atctACGTGGGTAAAACCTGTGCACAATTTGTTGGAAATCAGACCGTTTACATTTTGTATCCAATGACTCAAAAATTGCTCGAAGACAAATTGATCCAAGCTTTTGGTGTTATAAACTTTTCAAA TGATTTATCTTCCAATTGTGAAAGCTACGCCAAACCATCTTTATGTTACTCAACATTTCCTATTTGTCGAAACCCACCAAATAATCCAAAACCAAAGAATAGTGAATTCTCAGAATTCAGTAGTAAATTGTTTAATCGTCTTCAGTCTAATCAAGATGAACATTTGGAGGATGGTGATGGAGAGGATATGTTAGATGATTATACAAGAACGCATGGACTTCCTAGAAAAAGAAGTCCTACGTTAGGTCCTGGTTTTGAGTTCAATCcaagcaaagagagaaaaggaagcaatcagaaaataataaatcaaagttACGGAGATAGTCGTTCGTccaataaaaacgaaatgaatcgAAAATTACGAAGAATATGTCGGGAGGAATGTGAACTGTTGGAAAATGAATTATGTAGGACAGAATATGCGATTGCAAAAAGACATCCATTAATTGGACAAGTGCCTTTACTCGAATGCTCTGATTTACCACTTAAAGGCAGTCCAGAAGCTCAAGATTGTTTAAGCGTTGGTATATctacaaaaaataatgtacaaGAAA ACGATTACTGTTTTTGGGGCAATGGAGAGTCTTATCGTGGTACAGTGAAAACAAGCATTAGTGGTAGGCCTTGCTTGAAATGGTCTCATCTAATAATGCTTCACATTTCTAATTATCCCGAATTAGCTGGGCGACATTCATATTGTAGAAATCCGGCTGGTCAAGAAATACAGCCTTGGTGTTTTGTTGATGCTAATAATAGAACGCAAAAAGAATTTTGTCATATACCTAAATGTG TTGAAAATTTGTGGATTTATGCGGTTGTTGGTTTTGTACTAATGGGAGGGTTtgttactataataatttgttattgcTGTTGCTACAGAAGTAGAAAGTCCAGAAGACAAATGAATCACTTACCCTCAAATAAA ATGTTGACTGGAATACAATGCGACAAAAACATATACGATGGAAGACGCAGTACTACACAACCTATGGAAATGAGTTCTCTTTTAGCTGGACCAGGCAACACGACTCCAGGTACAGGGACATtaagtagtggtagtagtagaaCCTCGAATAACAGAGTACCACAATTTACCACAAATAATGTGGTATTATTGCAAGAACTTGGAGAGGGTGCTTTTG GAAAAGTATATAAAGGAGAACTGCAGACTGGCAATAAATGTGAACCACCTATATATGTCGCCGTAAAGACATTAAAAGAGAATGCAAGTCCAAAAACACAGAGTGATTTTAAAAGAGAAGTCGATCTAATGACGGACCTTCGACATCCAAATATAATCTGTTTGTTAGGTGTTATATTGAAAGGTGAACCAATGTGTATGCTGTTCGAATATATGACACAGGGGGATTTGCACGAATTTTTAATCTGTCATTCGCCAAGATCAGATGTTCCATTGAACAATGTAACTGGAAAGATATTGGAGCAACCAGAATTTCTTCATATCGCATTGCAAATAGCATCCG GCATGGAATATTTGGCGAGCCATCACTATGTCCATCGTGATTTAGCTGCTAGAAATTGTCTAGTAGGAGACAATCTCACCGTGAAAATCTCCGATTTCGGATTGTCACGTGATATTTATAGCAGTGACTATTACAGAGTTCAATCTAAAAGCTTATTGCCAGTACGATGGATGCCACCGGAATCGATTTTGTATGGTAAATTTACTACGGAATCGGACGTTTGGAGTTTCGGCGTTGTACTATGGGAAATTTATAGTTACGGTTTGCAG CCATATTACGGATATAACAATCAAGAGGTAATCGACATGATACGTTCTCGTCAATTATTACCATGCCCAGAGGATTGTCCAACGATGATATATAGTTTGATGATAGAATGTTGGCACGAGGTAGCCAATCGAAGGCCACAATTTCCAGAGATTCATCATCGCCTACACAATTGGTATATGAATCAAACTTATTTGAGCGACTTTTGCAATGAATCGATTACGAGTTATTCGGGGAGCAGTCACAAGAGTACCAATAAGACAAATTCAACGCAACTCTCAGCTCCTATATACAAAGCCGCTGATCAAAAGGAACAATTGTTTAAGACCAATATGGATTCATTGGTATGCAATTTAAATGATCACAATAATGCATTGAAGTTGCACCAACAACAAAACTTTTCAAATCCGGAATCCATCGTCGAGCAAAGAACTGCTTCTATTTTTAACGATCACAGTAATACACCTAACAAGACTGTTAATTATCAATCGCAAactaataatgttaatttaaacgattacgatgataacaaaCAGTGTTGCTCGCCGAAATTGAGCGGTGCGAAAAAAGTTTTACCATCAGTTCCTCAACCGATAATAGGTAAAACGACAAATGCGTCGAATGGCACGAGACCAATGCAAAATGGTGCACAATTAGTCGTCAGGTTACCAGATCCGAGTAAAGTAACTACCGAAACCAGGGTATCTaagtga
- the LOC124955770 gene encoding tyrosine-protein kinase transmembrane receptor Ror isoform X5 — protein MDNTNRLDISGIGMSTPHISHLAPTNSLNILSPSPQPTSSQSSTVDFSTFSGLKNVNMQVPSGMVNFAGFPGINAIPGKKDNHEGTCEIYVGKTCAQFVGNQTVYILYPMTQKLLEDKLIQAFGVINFSNDLSSNCESYAKPSLCYSTFPICRNPPNNPKPKNSEFSEFSSKLFNRLQSNQDEHLEDGDGEDMLDDYTRTHGLPRKRSPTLGPGFEFNPSKERKGSNQKIINQSYGDSRSSNKNEMNRKLRRICREECELLENELCRTEYAIAKRHPLIGQVPLLECSDLPLKGSPEAQDCLSVGISTKNNVQENDYCFWGNGESYRGTVKTSISGRPCLKWSHLIMLHISNYPELAGRHSYCRNPAGQEIQPWCFVDANNRTQKEFCHIPKCVENLWIYAVVGFVLMGGFVTIIICYCCCYRSRKSRRQMNHLPSNKMLTGIQCDKNIYDGRRSTTQPMEMSSLLAGPGNTTPGTGTLSSGSSRTSNNRVPQFTTNNVVLLQELGEGAFGKVYKGELQTGNKCEPPIYVAVKTLKENASPKTQSDFKREVDLMTDLRHPNIICLLGVILKGEPMCMLFEYMTQGDLHEFLICHSPRSDVPLNNVTGKILEQPEFLHIALQIASGMEYLASHHYVHRDLAARNCLVGDNLTVKISDFGLSRDIYSSDYYRVQSKSLLPVRWMPPESILYGKFTTESDVWSFGVVLWEIYSYGLQPYYGYNNQEVIDMIRSRQLLPCPEDCPTMIYSLMIECWHEVANRRPQFPEIHHRLHNWYMNQTYLSDFCNESITSYSGSSHKSTNKTNSTQLSAPIYKAADQKEQLFKTNMDSLVCNLNDHNNALKLHQQQNFSNPESIVEQRTASIFNDHSNTPNKTVNYQSQTNNVNLNDYDDNKQCCSPKLSGAKKVLPSVPQPIIGKTTNASNGTRPMQNGAQLVVRLPDPSKVTTETRVSK, from the exons ATGGATAATACAAACAGACTGGATATCTCAGGGATTGGTATGTCAACACCACACATCTCTCATTTGGCACCCacaaattctttaaatatattatcgccCAGTCCACAACCGACTAGTTCTCAGTCTAGCACCGTGGATTTTAGTACATTCAGTGGCCTTAAAAACGTCAATATGCAAGTACCATCAGGTATGGTAAATTTTGCTGGATTTCCAGGTATTAATGCAATACCTGGGAAGAAAGACAATCATGAAGGAACTTGTGag atctACGTGGGTAAAACCTGTGCACAATTTGTTGGAAATCAGACCGTTTACATTTTGTATCCAATGACTCAAAAATTGCTCGAAGACAAATTGATCCAAGCTTTTGGTGTTATAAACTTTTCAAA TGATTTATCTTCCAATTGTGAAAGCTACGCCAAACCATCTTTATGTTACTCAACATTTCCTATTTGTCGAAACCCACCAAATAATCCAAAACCAAAGAATAGTGAATTCTCAGAATTCAGTAGTAAATTGTTTAATCGTCTTCAGTCTAATCAAGATGAACATTTGGAGGATGGTGATGGAGAGGATATGTTAGATGATTATACAAGAACGCATGGACTTCCTAGAAAAAGAAGTCCTACGTTAGGTCCTGGTTTTGAGTTCAATCcaagcaaagagagaaaaggaagcaatcagaaaataataaatcaaagttACGGAGATAGTCGTTCGTccaataaaaacgaaatgaatcgAAAATTACGAAGAATATGTCGGGAGGAATGTGAACTGTTGGAAAATGAATTATGTAGGACAGAATATGCGATTGCAAAAAGACATCCATTAATTGGACAAGTGCCTTTACTCGAATGCTCTGATTTACCACTTAAAGGCAGTCCAGAAGCTCAAGATTGTTTAAGCGTTGGTATATctacaaaaaataatgtacaaGAAA ACGATTACTGTTTTTGGGGCAATGGAGAGTCTTATCGTGGTACAGTGAAAACAAGCATTAGTGGTAGGCCTTGCTTGAAATGGTCTCATCTAATAATGCTTCACATTTCTAATTATCCCGAATTAGCTGGGCGACATTCATATTGTAGAAATCCGGCTGGTCAAGAAATACAGCCTTGGTGTTTTGTTGATGCTAATAATAGAACGCAAAAAGAATTTTGTCATATACCTAAATGTG TTGAAAATTTGTGGATTTATGCGGTTGTTGGTTTTGTACTAATGGGAGGGTTtgttactataataatttgttattgcTGTTGCTACAGAAGTAGAAAGTCCAGAAGACAAATGAATCACTTACCCTCAAATAAA ATGTTGACTGGAATACAATGCGACAAAAACATATACGATGGAAGACGCAGTACTACACAACCTATGGAAATGAGTTCTCTTTTAGCTGGACCAGGCAACACGACTCCAGGTACAGGGACATtaagtagtggtagtagtagaaCCTCGAATAACAGAGTACCACAATTTACCACAAATAATGTGGTATTATTGCAAGAACTTGGAGAGGGTGCTTTTG GAAAAGTATATAAAGGAGAACTGCAGACTGGCAATAAATGTGAACCACCTATATATGTCGCCGTAAAGACATTAAAAGAGAATGCAAGTCCAAAAACACAGAGTGATTTTAAAAGAGAAGTCGATCTAATGACGGACCTTCGACATCCAAATATAATCTGTTTGTTAGGTGTTATATTGAAAGGTGAACCAATGTGTATGCTGTTCGAATATATGACACAGGGGGATTTGCACGAATTTTTAATCTGTCATTCGCCAAGATCAGATGTTCCATTGAACAATGTAACTGGAAAGATATTGGAGCAACCAGAATTTCTTCATATCGCATTGCAAATAGCATCCG GCATGGAATATTTGGCGAGCCATCACTATGTCCATCGTGATTTAGCTGCTAGAAATTGTCTAGTAGGAGACAATCTCACCGTGAAAATCTCCGATTTCGGATTGTCACGTGATATTTATAGCAGTGACTATTACAGAGTTCAATCTAAAAGCTTATTGCCAGTACGATGGATGCCACCGGAATCGATTTTGTATGGTAAATTTACTACGGAATCGGACGTTTGGAGTTTCGGCGTTGTACTATGGGAAATTTATAGTTACGGTTTGCAG CCATATTACGGATATAACAATCAAGAGGTAATCGACATGATACGTTCTCGTCAATTATTACCATGCCCAGAGGATTGTCCAACGATGATATATAGTTTGATGATAGAATGTTGGCACGAGGTAGCCAATCGAAGGCCACAATTTCCAGAGATTCATCATCGCCTACACAATTGGTATATGAATCAAACTTATTTGAGCGACTTTTGCAATGAATCGATTACGAGTTATTCGGGGAGCAGTCACAAGAGTACCAATAAGACAAATTCAACGCAACTCTCAGCTCCTATATACAAAGCCGCTGATCAAAAGGAACAATTGTTTAAGACCAATATGGATTCATTGGTATGCAATTTAAATGATCACAATAATGCATTGAAGTTGCACCAACAACAAAACTTTTCAAATCCGGAATCCATCGTCGAGCAAAGAACTGCTTCTATTTTTAACGATCACAGTAATACACCTAACAAGACTGTTAATTATCAATCGCAAactaataatgttaatttaaacgattacgatgataacaaaCAGTGTTGCTCGCCGAAATTGAGCGGTGCGAAAAAAGTTTTACCATCAGTTCCTCAACCGATAATAGGTAAAACGACAAATGCGTCGAATGGCACGAGACCAATGCAAAATGGTGCACAATTAGTCGTCAGGTTACCAGATCCGAGTAAAGTAACTACCGAAACCAGGGTATCTaagtga